The following are from one region of the Sandaracinus amylolyticus genome:
- a CDS encoding PKD domain-containing protein, producing MDRVGIDPDAARPGCDGGSCTDAQMAATCSDGVRNGSEIAVDCGGTCSGCPNGTTCTADRDCASALCVSGTCADPSCDDARTDGDETDVDCGGPECDPCDDGRACEGASDCTSGVCGDDTCLAAGCADTVQNGSETDVDCGGSCAGCAIGDACTVATDCASGVCADDVCVAPACDDGVTNGDETDVDCGGSCSGCAVGAACDDGDDCVSLSCGDAGQCLATACDDEIENGTETDVDCGGACPHCEAGDACATAGDCASGVCDASNVCAAPACDDGVDNGTETDVDCGGDCASCADGASCGDPSDCTSGVCSAGTCVEPTCLDGVRNDGETDVDCGGPSCGDCDDGEGCAGAGDCASGVCNASNVCAVPSCTDGVDNGTETDVDCGGSCPACGQGEGCTDGDDCESGVCSANACAAPSCNDGVENGSETGTDCGGGTCNDCGTGGGCAGSSDCTSGVCTGNVCIAPACTDGVRNGSETGTDCGGGTCNDCGTGGGCAGPTDCVSGVCNAMSCAAPTCTDAVRNGAETAADCGGGTCPDCAPGLACLSASDCTSGVCTANVCSAPSCTDAVRNGTETGTDCGGGTCPDCGTGGGCASASDCTSGVCTANVCSAPSCTDGVQNGTETDTDCGGASCPDCAEGDSCTANGDCASTHCVSNVCVVAPTAAFTITPPTTAAPLTVSATSSATPGSAAITLTRYDWGDGGGFVSASTHTYAASGTYTVTQQVRDANNLTATATQTITVDDFQPVRFSTTDISPGVSLSVDRLAVESWPTRGGVRSNRAVTPGSGVFYFESERLIERGSVYGAGVATALEDLGNVAGATAQSLGAITGGGIESNGSTCTGGTPWFSRSERFFGFVVDYRGTSPTVHVLLDDGAGLPYVKQSCAMTITAPLYIFYSGERYELRSQMRVNPGNDTTNHPFHFTANGVRDALTTAGASSAASALVMGWGQTRARDVSTAPVLTTSPDLTVAVGTPVMLTASATDAEDGTLTSSITWEDVATQRHARTTGTGASFSFTPTAVGRHPIVVTATDSYEVSTTRTIMVTVTGTLPQFDPVVLTPDSLTGTGITVAPGGLAARFDGFDKYGVRANQPIYGQFWYFEATRQVPASNMGMGLVIRDGDLDPYEFGRVPYSMSVNTLGGTWRNLVWQSAWDSSESTYGLAVDYRGPNPIVYVIINGVVQETLVLDDVWVPLYPMLYANPTGSVAPALDWTINFGTSAFVHDPVAILTAAGVDASGLEVGWGDANTP from the coding sequence ATGGACCGAGTCGGAATCGACCCCGACGCCGCACGCCCAGGATGCGACGGCGGCAGCTGCACCGACGCCCAGATGGCCGCGACGTGCAGCGACGGAGTGCGCAACGGCAGCGAGATCGCCGTCGACTGCGGCGGCACGTGCAGCGGGTGTCCGAACGGCACGACGTGCACCGCGGATCGCGACTGCGCGAGCGCGCTCTGCGTGTCCGGCACCTGCGCCGATCCGAGCTGCGACGACGCGCGCACCGACGGCGACGAGACCGACGTCGACTGCGGCGGACCGGAGTGCGATCCCTGCGACGACGGTCGCGCCTGCGAGGGCGCGAGCGACTGCACCAGCGGCGTGTGCGGAGACGACACCTGTCTCGCCGCGGGCTGCGCCGACACCGTGCAGAACGGCAGCGAGACCGACGTCGACTGCGGCGGCAGCTGCGCCGGCTGCGCGATCGGCGATGCCTGCACCGTCGCGACCGACTGCGCGAGCGGCGTCTGCGCGGACGACGTGTGCGTCGCGCCCGCGTGCGACGACGGAGTCACGAACGGCGACGAGACCGACGTCGACTGCGGCGGAAGCTGCTCCGGCTGCGCGGTCGGCGCGGCGTGCGACGACGGCGACGACTGCGTGAGCCTCTCGTGCGGCGACGCGGGGCAGTGCCTCGCGACGGCGTGCGACGACGAGATCGAGAACGGCACCGAGACCGACGTCGACTGCGGCGGTGCGTGCCCGCACTGCGAGGCCGGCGACGCCTGCGCCACCGCGGGCGACTGCGCGAGCGGCGTGTGCGATGCGTCGAACGTGTGCGCCGCGCCCGCGTGCGACGACGGAGTCGACAACGGCACCGAGACCGACGTCGACTGCGGCGGTGACTGCGCGTCGTGCGCCGACGGCGCGAGCTGCGGCGACCCGAGCGACTGCACCAGCGGCGTGTGCAGCGCGGGCACCTGCGTCGAGCCGACGTGCCTCGACGGAGTGCGCAACGACGGCGAGACCGACGTCGACTGCGGCGGGCCCTCGTGCGGCGACTGCGACGACGGCGAGGGCTGCGCGGGCGCGGGCGACTGCGCGAGCGGCGTGTGCAACGCGTCGAACGTGTGCGCCGTGCCCTCGTGCACCGACGGAGTCGACAACGGCACCGAGACCGACGTGGACTGCGGCGGCAGCTGCCCGGCGTGCGGTCAGGGCGAGGGCTGCACCGACGGCGACGACTGCGAGAGCGGCGTGTGCAGCGCGAACGCGTGCGCCGCGCCCTCGTGCAACGACGGAGTCGAGAACGGCAGCGAGACCGGCACCGACTGCGGCGGCGGAACCTGCAACGACTGCGGCACCGGCGGCGGATGCGCGGGCTCGAGCGACTGCACGAGCGGCGTGTGCACCGGCAACGTCTGCATCGCGCCCGCCTGCACCGACGGAGTGCGCAACGGCAGCGAGACCGGCACCGACTGCGGCGGCGGAACCTGCAACGACTGCGGCACCGGCGGTGGATGCGCGGGCCCCACCGACTGCGTGAGCGGCGTGTGCAACGCGATGAGCTGCGCCGCGCCGACCTGCACCGACGCCGTGCGCAACGGCGCCGAGACCGCCGCCGACTGCGGCGGTGGCACCTGCCCCGACTGTGCGCCCGGCCTCGCGTGCCTGAGCGCGAGCGACTGCACCAGCGGCGTCTGCACCGCCAACGTCTGCAGCGCGCCGAGCTGCACCGACGCGGTCCGCAACGGCACCGAGACCGGCACCGACTGCGGCGGCGGCACCTGCCCCGACTGCGGCACCGGCGGCGGATGCGCGAGCGCGAGCGACTGCACCAGCGGCGTCTGCACCGCCAACGTCTGCAGCGCGCCGAGCTGCACCGACGGAGTGCAGAACGGCACCGAGACCGACACCGACTGCGGCGGCGCGTCGTGCCCCGACTGCGCCGAGGGCGACTCGTGCACGGCGAACGGCGACTGCGCGAGCACGCACTGCGTGAGCAACGTGTGCGTCGTCGCGCCGACCGCGGCCTTCACCATCACGCCGCCCACCACCGCTGCGCCGCTCACCGTGAGCGCGACGAGCAGCGCGACGCCGGGCAGCGCCGCGATCACGCTGACTCGCTACGACTGGGGCGACGGCGGCGGCTTCGTCTCCGCGTCGACCCACACCTACGCGGCCTCGGGCACGTACACGGTCACGCAGCAGGTCCGCGACGCGAACAACCTCACCGCGACCGCGACGCAGACGATCACGGTCGACGACTTCCAGCCGGTGCGCTTCAGCACGACCGACATCTCGCCGGGCGTGAGCCTCTCGGTGGATCGGCTCGCGGTCGAGAGCTGGCCCACGCGCGGCGGCGTGCGCTCGAACCGCGCGGTGACGCCGGGCTCGGGCGTCTTCTACTTCGAGTCGGAGCGCCTGATCGAGCGCGGCTCGGTGTACGGCGCGGGCGTGGCGACCGCGCTCGAGGATCTCGGCAACGTCGCGGGCGCGACCGCGCAGTCGCTCGGCGCGATCACCGGCGGCGGCATCGAGAGCAACGGCAGCACCTGCACCGGCGGCACGCCGTGGTTCTCGCGCAGCGAGCGCTTCTTCGGCTTCGTCGTCGACTACCGCGGCACCTCGCCGACCGTGCACGTGCTGCTCGACGACGGCGCAGGCCTTCCGTACGTGAAGCAGTCGTGCGCGATGACGATCACCGCGCCGCTCTACATCTTCTACAGCGGTGAGCGCTACGAGCTCCGCTCGCAGATGCGCGTCAATCCCGGCAACGACACCACGAACCATCCGTTCCACTTCACCGCGAACGGCGTGCGCGACGCGCTCACCACGGCCGGCGCGAGCTCCGCGGCGAGCGCGCTGGTGATGGGCTGGGGCCAGACCCGCGCGCGCGACGTGAGCACCGCGCCCGTGCTCACGACGTCGCCCGATCTCACCGTCGCGGTGGGCACGCCGGTGATGCTCACGGCGAGCGCGACGGATGCCGAGGACGGCACGCTCACGTCGTCGATCACCTGGGAGGACGTCGCGACGCAGCGCCACGCGCGCACGACCGGCACCGGCGCGTCGTTCTCGTTCACGCCGACCGCGGTGGGACGTCATCCGATCGTCGTGACCGCGACCGACTCGTACGAGGTCAGCACGACCCGCACGATCATGGTCACGGTCACCGGCACGCTCCCCCAGTTCGATCCGGTCGTGCTCACGCCGGACTCGCTCACGGGCACGGGCATCACCGTCGCGCCGGGCGGGCTCGCGGCGCGCTTCGACGGCTTCGACAAGTACGGCGTCCGCGCGAACCAGCCGATCTACGGGCAGTTCTGGTACTTCGAGGCCACCCGCCAGGTGCCCGCGTCGAACATGGGCATGGGTCTCGTGATCCGCGATGGCGATCTCGATCCCTACGAGTTCGGTCGCGTGCCCTACTCGATGTCGGTGAACACGCTCGGCGGCACGTGGCGCAACCTGGTGTGGCAGAGCGCGTGGGACAGCTCGGAGAGCACCTACGGTCTCGCGGTCGACTACCGCGGTCCGAACCCGATCGTCTACGTGATCATCAACGGCGTCGTGCAGGAGACGCTGGTGCTCGACGACGTGTGGGTCCCGCTCTACCCGATGCTCTACGCGAACCCGACCGGCAGCGTCGCGCCCGCGCTCGACTGGACGATCAACTTCGGGACCTCGGCGTTCGTGCACGATCCGGTCGCGATCCTCACCGCGGCAGGCGTCGACGCGAGCGGGCTCGAGGTCGGTTGGGGCGACGCGAACACGCCGTGA
- a CDS encoding glycosyltransferase family 39 protein translates to MTDETRGTSASGRSLADLIALAALSAAWWSAAVLVDPRGDFPLNDDWGYAVPVRALVDEGTLRFADWQSMPLLTQALWGAAFSAPLGVSFTAMRVSTLVLGWLGLLATYALLRTLRAPVRWAALGACALALSPVYFALAFSFMTDVPFVALMIAASAAWVHAVRTERASWRVIATLLAVLATLDRQIGIALPLAWAVADALRLGLGRRWVASALVPLVIVVGALVAFQKIVGATIGLPAFYHTKSVELMQALGGLVRLRGLRYPLERTSLSLVYLGLWSLPLTLGAAVAIARRRWVIASTLAALVVGLALGVIGRGMPLTGNVWIETGIGPYTLDGDAPHAPRIVWIVITGVGVAAAWLMLVVLGRALRARLAWDDAEPTMRARAKRAWSALREGEMPIWIALFLTALIGYAPTAIVYGPFFDRYLLGQLPFVLALLALEILPAPTDRRVVALGSAFVAASALFSVAATHDYLAWHRARWALVERAAERSIARTSIDGGFEVNNHPAPEGPPIENEDAPYRLAMSPMDAHEVIDELEVDAWMPWSIERVYLLRAQ, encoded by the coding sequence ATGACCGACGAGACGCGGGGCACGTCTGCATCGGGGAGATCGCTGGCCGATCTGATCGCGCTCGCCGCGCTCAGCGCGGCGTGGTGGAGCGCGGCCGTGCTCGTCGATCCACGCGGCGACTTCCCGCTCAACGACGACTGGGGCTACGCGGTGCCGGTGCGCGCGCTCGTCGACGAGGGCACGCTGCGCTTCGCCGACTGGCAGAGCATGCCGCTGCTCACCCAGGCGCTCTGGGGCGCGGCGTTCTCCGCGCCCCTCGGCGTGTCGTTCACCGCGATGCGGGTCTCGACGCTCGTGCTCGGCTGGCTCGGGCTGCTCGCGACCTACGCGCTGCTGCGCACGCTGCGTGCGCCGGTGCGATGGGCCGCGCTCGGCGCGTGCGCGCTCGCGCTCTCGCCCGTCTACTTCGCGCTCGCGTTCTCGTTCATGACCGACGTGCCCTTCGTCGCGCTGATGATCGCGGCGAGCGCGGCGTGGGTGCACGCGGTGCGCACCGAGCGCGCGAGCTGGCGCGTGATCGCGACGCTCCTCGCGGTGCTCGCGACCCTCGATCGCCAGATCGGCATCGCACTGCCGCTCGCGTGGGCGGTCGCCGATGCGCTGCGGCTCGGGCTGGGACGGCGCTGGGTCGCGAGCGCGCTCGTGCCGCTGGTGATCGTCGTGGGCGCGCTGGTCGCGTTCCAGAAGATCGTCGGCGCGACCATCGGACTGCCGGCCTTCTATCACACGAAGTCGGTCGAGCTGATGCAGGCGCTCGGCGGCCTGGTGCGGCTGCGCGGGCTCCGTTATCCGCTCGAGCGCACCTCGCTCTCGCTGGTCTATCTCGGGCTCTGGTCGCTCCCGCTCACGCTCGGCGCCGCGGTCGCGATCGCGCGCCGCCGCTGGGTGATCGCGAGCACGCTCGCTGCGCTCGTCGTCGGGCTCGCGCTCGGGGTGATCGGGCGCGGGATGCCGCTCACCGGCAACGTGTGGATCGAGACCGGCATCGGGCCCTACACGCTCGACGGAGACGCGCCGCACGCGCCGCGCATCGTGTGGATCGTGATCACCGGCGTCGGCGTCGCCGCCGCGTGGCTGATGCTCGTGGTGCTCGGTCGGGCGCTGCGCGCGCGGCTCGCTTGGGACGACGCGGAGCCCACGATGCGAGCGCGCGCGAAGCGCGCGTGGAGCGCGCTGCGTGAGGGCGAGATGCCGATCTGGATCGCGCTCTTCCTGACCGCGCTGATCGGCTACGCGCCCACCGCGATCGTCTACGGGCCCTTCTTCGATCGTTATCTGCTCGGTCAGCTCCCGTTCGTTCTCGCGCTGCTCGCGCTCGAGATCCTCCCGGCCCCGACCGATCGCCGCGTCGTCGCGCTGGGCAGCGCCTTCGTCGCCGCGTCCGCGCTGTTCTCGGTCGCCGCGACCCACGACTACCTCGCGTGGCACCGCGCGCGCTGGGCGCTGGTCGAGCGCGCCGCCGAGCGCTCGATCGCGCGCACCTCGATCGACGGTGGGTTCGAGGTGAACAACCACCCCGCCCCCGAGGGCCCGCCGATCGAGAACGAGGACGCGCCCTACCGGCTCGCGATGTCGCCGATGGACGCGCACGAGGTGATCGACGAGCTCGAGGTCGACGCCTGGATGCCGTGGTCGATCGAGCGCGTGTACCTGCTGCGCGCGCAGTGA
- a CDS encoding MBL fold metallo-hydrolase, with product MQVQAFFDPRTFTLSYVVYDPATRDAVAIDPVLDYEPIGSSTSTESIDRLGDFVREHGLRLWWSLETHAHADHLSGSALLRRRFDARVAIGAAITEVQRTFKSVLALDHLATDGRQFDRLVAEGDVIEAGSLRVQVIATPGHTPACVTYRIDDALFTGDLLFMDDYGTGRCDFPSGSAERMFDSVQKLYALPDATRVFPGHDYLPGREVRWETTIGAEKDHNPQLSARTTREEFVRARNARDATLPAPKLLFQSVQINVDGGRMPPADAAGRRYLSVPINLFRAADELGEPR from the coding sequence ATGCAGGTCCAGGCGTTCTTCGATCCGCGCACGTTCACGCTCTCGTACGTCGTGTACGACCCGGCCACGCGCGATGCGGTCGCGATCGATCCGGTGCTCGACTACGAGCCGATCGGCTCGTCCACGTCCACCGAGTCGATCGATCGGCTCGGCGACTTCGTGCGCGAGCACGGGCTGCGGCTGTGGTGGTCGCTCGAGACGCACGCCCACGCCGACCACCTCTCGGGCTCCGCGCTGCTGCGCCGGCGCTTCGACGCGCGCGTGGCGATCGGCGCGGCGATCACCGAGGTGCAGCGCACGTTCAAGAGCGTCCTCGCGCTCGATCACCTCGCGACCGACGGGCGCCAGTTCGATCGGCTCGTCGCCGAGGGCGACGTGATCGAGGCGGGCAGCCTGCGCGTGCAGGTGATCGCGACGCCGGGCCACACGCCCGCGTGCGTCACCTACCGGATCGACGACGCGTTGTTCACCGGCGATCTGCTCTTCATGGACGACTACGGCACCGGTCGCTGCGACTTCCCGAGCGGGAGCGCCGAGCGGATGTTCGACTCGGTCCAGAAGCTCTATGCGCTGCCCGACGCCACGCGGGTGTTCCCCGGGCACGACTACCTTCCCGGCCGCGAGGTGCGCTGGGAGACGACGATCGGCGCCGAGAAGGACCACAACCCGCAGCTCTCCGCGCGCACGACGCGCGAGGAATTCGTCCGGGCGCGCAACGCGCGGGATGCGACGCTGCCCGCGCCGAAGCTGCTGTTCCAGAGCGTGCAGATCAACGTCGACGGCGGCCGGATGCCGCCCGCCGACGCCGCGGGGCGGCGCTACCTGAGCGTGCCGATCAACCTGTTCCGCGCTGCCGACGAGCTCGGCGAGCCGCGGTGA
- a CDS encoding DUF6691 family protein yields MDARTKQGLAAFAAGALFAIGLVVGGMTEPANVIGFLDVTGDWRPALMFVMVGAIAVNASVYRWVRRRRAPLLAETFALPTRRDLDRRLLAGAALFGVGWGLGGYCPGPGVTALASGSISAVVFVLAMVGSMWVVGWVERSHATPDA; encoded by the coding sequence ATGGACGCGCGCACCAAGCAGGGCCTCGCCGCGTTCGCCGCGGGCGCGCTCTTCGCGATCGGTCTGGTCGTCGGCGGGATGACCGAGCCCGCGAACGTGATCGGGTTCCTCGACGTCACCGGCGACTGGCGGCCTGCGCTGATGTTCGTGATGGTCGGCGCGATCGCGGTGAACGCCTCGGTGTACCGGTGGGTGCGCCGCCGGCGCGCACCGCTCCTCGCCGAGACGTTCGCGCTGCCGACGCGTCGCGATCTCGATCGCAGGCTGCTCGCCGGGGCCGCGCTCTTCGGCGTGGGCTGGGGGCTCGGCGGGTACTGCCCCGGGCCGGGCGTGACCGCGCTGGCGAGCGGATCGATCTCGGCGGTGGTGTTCGTGCTCGCGATGGTCGGATCGATGTGGGTCGTGGGATGGGTGGAGCGGTCGCACGCGACGCCCGACGCCTGA
- a CDS encoding YeeE/YedE family protein yields MDLVSFGWALAGGVMIGTASALLLALNGKIAGISGILGGLVAPVRGDVAWRALFVAGLVAGGLVGLVLMPDRFDASGAPALPLVALAGVLVGVGTRIGNGCTSGHGVCGISRLAPRSIVATLTFMLTGGLTVLAMRLLGGL; encoded by the coding sequence ATGGATCTGGTCTCGTTCGGATGGGCGCTCGCGGGAGGCGTGATGATCGGCACCGCGTCGGCGTTGCTGCTCGCGCTGAACGGCAAGATCGCCGGCATCAGCGGCATCCTCGGCGGGCTGGTCGCGCCGGTGCGGGGCGACGTCGCGTGGCGCGCGCTCTTCGTCGCCGGGCTCGTCGCGGGAGGGCTCGTCGGGCTCGTGCTGATGCCCGACCGCTTCGACGCGAGCGGCGCGCCCGCGCTGCCGCTGGTGGCGCTCGCCGGCGTGCTCGTCGGCGTGGGCACGCGGATCGGGAACGGGTGCACCAGCGGCCACGGCGTGTGCGGCATCAGCCGTCTCGCGCCGCGCTCCATCGTCGCGACGCTCACGTTCATGCTCACCGGCGGGCTCACCGTGCTCGCGATGCGCCTGCTCGGAGGTCTCTGA
- a CDS encoding sulfite exporter TauE/SafE family protein — translation MSLVVGLALAILVGVSLGLLGGGGSILMVPVLVYVLGRGTHEAIATSLVVVGTTSLAALIPHARAGRVRWRTGLLFGATSMLGAYAAGRVAHVVPGVVLLLAFGAMMLVTAGAMMRARLATAATTEHPLRIVVQGAIVGAITGLVGAGGGFVVVPALVLLGALSMREAIGTSLLVIAMNSAAALAGHLGSTSIDVGLAAMITAAAVIGSAAGAVVAGRVRQDLLRRAFAWLVVTMAVFLLSQEIPRAAGVEVVLGRDWPCVLGLTAIPMALAAIDLARMRRAAEGVAEETLRRSIA, via the coding sequence ATGTCGCTCGTCGTCGGTCTCGCGCTCGCGATCCTCGTCGGCGTCTCGCTCGGTCTGCTGGGCGGAGGCGGCTCGATCCTCATGGTCCCGGTCCTCGTGTACGTGCTGGGACGCGGCACCCACGAGGCGATCGCGACCTCGCTCGTCGTGGTCGGCACGACCAGCCTCGCGGCGCTGATCCCGCACGCGCGCGCCGGTCGGGTGCGCTGGAGGACGGGCCTGCTCTTCGGCGCGACCAGCATGCTCGGCGCGTACGCCGCGGGGCGCGTCGCGCACGTCGTGCCGGGCGTGGTGCTGCTGCTCGCGTTCGGCGCGATGATGCTGGTGACCGCGGGCGCGATGATGCGCGCACGCCTCGCGACCGCGGCCACGACGGAGCACCCGCTGCGGATCGTGGTGCAGGGCGCGATCGTCGGCGCGATCACCGGGCTCGTGGGCGCGGGCGGCGGCTTCGTCGTGGTGCCGGCGCTGGTGCTGCTGGGCGCGCTCTCGATGCGCGAGGCGATCGGCACCTCGCTGCTCGTGATCGCGATGAACTCGGCGGCGGCGCTCGCCGGACACCTGGGCTCGACCTCGATCGACGTCGGGCTCGCCGCGATGATCACCGCCGCCGCGGTGATCGGCAGCGCCGCCGGCGCGGTGGTCGCGGGCCGCGTGCGTCAGGACCTGCTGCGGCGCGCCTTCGCGTGGCTCGTCGTGACGATGGCGGTGTTCCTGCTCTCGCAGGAGATCCCTCGCGCCGCGGGCGTCGAGGTGGTGCTCGGTCGCGACTGGCCGTGCGTGCTCGGGCTCACTGCGATCCCGATGGCGCTCGCGGCGATCGACCTCGCGCGGATGCGCCGCGCGGCCGAGGGCGTCGCGGAGGAGACGCTGCGGCGCTCCATCGCGTGA